From a single Metopolophium dirhodum isolate CAU chromosome 6, ASM1992520v1, whole genome shotgun sequence genomic region:
- the LOC132946830 gene encoding E3 ubiquitin-protein ligase TRIM37-like isoform X2 — protein sequence MAVAPNPEYLQTLLETFKCFICMEKIQDAHLCPHCSKLCCYSCMRRWLTEQRSQCPHCRATLHLHEIVNCRWVEDLSDQLDCLNSTVNIGSIRQSQEQRCETHNEQLSVFCMSCNTTICHRCALFDDSAHNGHSFRPVEDIYNETIAQLGESCDNLKTKEELIKKDIKEIDKNIKLVQQAKEQKVREIRTAVECMMIDLEKELNNKLTTLLTQKNHLVNDSEQIEEFLHDCDLEVSRMPMSQLINNAPRLKRTISAMEDKPFTILMSVYPDFHSEIIPKFEGGNLIIKSFTDKMIQSEPIYSLPIDCNGVSWRLKVYPNGNGIVRDRYLSVFLELTSGPVGVSRYDYRIEMVNQLDEKLNDKSKNVLREFTSDFEIGECWGYNRFFRLDLLINEGFLHQDTLNLKFGVRPPTYYQKCREQQWYLSKLELERSALLQQFEELKQKIPAKVKPISREIPSPKKKLKIKIQSLLDEFECAEATGHLRSPIKDQEVQGASCETASNRVHPPLSIQTLYDNEFQNRFQGETAQSMFERLSRLFEESDNPDRPSPMHGNNVNSIILDNEHTSPSDFRLENCLRKVGESQLSSPNKLRASENSQMVNKIQYEITEAKFRLKKLENAMRNSQPESSSELASSSDPINLRMSENGLEDLSRQTMIVRRLHNPILNKNEQPVTQETTNTNLTNRFLDMSDISDGLEDLINSVFVDNAYIDNWEANQSSSAEEVQSPNNESLCPDHLTRDE from the exons ATGGCTGTGGCACCCAATCCGGAATATTTAcag acTCTACTCGAAAcattcaaatgttttatttgtatggAGAAAATACAAGATGCACATTTGTGTCCACATTGTTCAAAATTATGCTGTTATTCTTGTATGCGCCGATGGCTTACTGAACAACGATCTCAATGTCCACACTGTAGAGCTACATTACATTTACACGAAATTGTCAACTGTAGATGGGTTGAAGATTTATCCGATCAACTTGACTGTTTGAACAGTACTGTCAATATAGGAAGTATAAGGCAGAGCCAAGAACAAAG atgtGAAACTCATAACGAACAATTGTCTGTATTCTGCATGTCTTGCAATACAACTATCTGTCATCGATGTGCTCTATTTGACGATTCAGCCCATAATGGTCATTCATTCCGACCTGTTGAAGACATTTATAATGAAACAATAGCACAGTTGGGTGAGAGTTGTGATAACCTCAAAACAAAAGAAGAATTGATTAAGAAAGACATTAAGGAAATC gataaaaatattaaactagtaCAACAAGCCAAAGAGCAAAAAGTTCGAGAAATACGCACAGCTGTGGAGTGTATGATGATTGACTTAGAAAAAGAGCTGAATAACAAACTTACTACTTTATTAActcaaaaaaatcatctggtCAACGATTCTGAACAAATAGAGGAATTTTTGCATGATTGTGATCTTGAAGTATCTCGTATGCCAATGTcgcaattaattaataacgcTCCAAGATTAAAAAGAACTATTTCTGCCATGGAAGATAAACCATTTACAATCCTTATGTCTGTGTATCCAGATTTccatag cgAAATTATACCAAAGTTTGAAGGAGGTAACTTGATAATTAAATCGTTTACTGATAAAATGATTCAGTCTGAACCTATCTATTCACTTCCGATTGATTGCAATGGTGTCAGTTGGAGACTTAAAGTATATCCCAATGGTAATGGTATTGTGAGAGATCGATATTTATCAGTGTTTTTAGAGCTAACTTCTGGGCCAGTTGGAGTATCTAG atatgatTATCGTATTGAAATGGTTAATCAACTAGATGAAAAACTCAAcgataaatctaaaaatgtgcTTAGAGAATTCACATCAGATTTTGAAATTGGTGAATGTTGGGGATACAATAGATTTTTTAGacttgatttattaattaatgaaggATTTTTACATCaagatacattaaatttaaa ATTTGGTGTTCGACCACCTACTTACTATCAAAAATGTAGAGAACAACAATGGTATTTGTCTAAATTAGAACTTGAGAGATCTGCACTCTTACAGCAATTTGAAGAATTGAAACAG aaaatCCCTGCTAAAGTTAAACCTATTAGTAGAGAAATTCCGAGTCcaaaaaaaaagcttaaaattaaaatacaatcatTGTTGGATGAATTTGAGTGTGCAGAAGCAACTGG aCATCTCAGGAGTCCAATCAAAGACCAAGAAGTTCAAGGAGCATCATGTGAAACTGCTTCTAATAGGGTACATCCGCCATTATCAATACAAACTCTATATGATAATGAATTCCAAAATCGTTTTCAAGGCGAAACTGCCCAGTCTATGTTTGAGAGACTTAGTCGTCTTTTTGAAGAATCAgat aACCCGGATAGACCCAGTCCTATGCATGGGAATAATGTCAACAGCATCATTCTGGATAATGAACATACAAGTCCATCgg atttTCGTTTGGAAAATTGTTTAAGAAAAGTGGGAGAAAGTCAATTAAGTTCACCTAACAAATTAA gagCTTCTGAAAATTCACAAATGgttaataaaattcaatatgaAATAACTGAAgcaaa ATTTCGcttgaaaaaattggaaaatgctATGCGTAATTCTCAACCAG AATCTTCTAGCGAGTTGGCAAGTTCATCAGATCCAATAAATCTAAGAATGTCTGAAAATGGACTTGAGGATTTGTCTCGCCAAACTATGATAGTTCGTAGATTACATAACCccatattaaat AAAAATGAACAACCTGTAACTCAAGAAACAaccaatacaaatttaacaaatag GTTTTTAGATATGTCAGATATATCTGATGGCCTTGAAGATTTAATCAATTCTGTTTTTGTAGACAACGCCTATATAG
- the LOC132946830 gene encoding E3 ubiquitin-protein ligase TRIM37-like isoform X7: MAVAPNPEYLQTLLETFKCFICMEKIQDAHLCPHCSKLCCYSCMRRWLTEQRSQCPHCRATLHLHEIVNCRWVEDLSDQLDCLNSTVNIGSIRQSQEQRCETHNEQLSVFCMSCNTTICHRCALFDDSAHNGHSFRPVEDIYNETIAQLGESCDNLKTKEELIKKDIKEIDKNIKLVQQAKEQKVREIRTAVECMMIDLEKELNNKLTTLLTQKNHLVNDSEQIEEFLHDCDLEVSRMPMSQLINNAPRLKRTISAMEDKPFTILMSVYPDFHSEIIPKFEGGNLIIKSFTDKMIQSEPIYSLPIDCNGVSWRLKVYPNGNGIVRDRYLSVFLELTSGPVGVSRYDYRIEMVNQLDEKLNDKSKNVLREFTSDFEIGECWGYNRFFRLDLLINEGFLHQDTLNLKFGVRPPTYYQKCREQQWYLSKLELERSALLQQFEELKQKIPAKVKPISREIPSPKKKLKIKIQSLLDEFECAEATGHLRSPIKDQEVQGASCETASNRVHPPLSIQTLYDNEFQNRFQGETAQSMFERLSRLFEESDNPDRPSPMHGNNVNSIILDNEHTSPSDFRLENCLRKVGESQLSSPNKLISESSSELASSSDPINLRMSENGLEDLSRQTMIKNEQPVTQETTNTNLTNRFLDMSDISDGLEDLINSVFVDNAYIDNWEANQSSSAEEVQSPNNESLCPDHLTRDE, encoded by the exons ATGGCTGTGGCACCCAATCCGGAATATTTAcag acTCTACTCGAAAcattcaaatgttttatttgtatggAGAAAATACAAGATGCACATTTGTGTCCACATTGTTCAAAATTATGCTGTTATTCTTGTATGCGCCGATGGCTTACTGAACAACGATCTCAATGTCCACACTGTAGAGCTACATTACATTTACACGAAATTGTCAACTGTAGATGGGTTGAAGATTTATCCGATCAACTTGACTGTTTGAACAGTACTGTCAATATAGGAAGTATAAGGCAGAGCCAAGAACAAAG atgtGAAACTCATAACGAACAATTGTCTGTATTCTGCATGTCTTGCAATACAACTATCTGTCATCGATGTGCTCTATTTGACGATTCAGCCCATAATGGTCATTCATTCCGACCTGTTGAAGACATTTATAATGAAACAATAGCACAGTTGGGTGAGAGTTGTGATAACCTCAAAACAAAAGAAGAATTGATTAAGAAAGACATTAAGGAAATC gataaaaatattaaactagtaCAACAAGCCAAAGAGCAAAAAGTTCGAGAAATACGCACAGCTGTGGAGTGTATGATGATTGACTTAGAAAAAGAGCTGAATAACAAACTTACTACTTTATTAActcaaaaaaatcatctggtCAACGATTCTGAACAAATAGAGGAATTTTTGCATGATTGTGATCTTGAAGTATCTCGTATGCCAATGTcgcaattaattaataacgcTCCAAGATTAAAAAGAACTATTTCTGCCATGGAAGATAAACCATTTACAATCCTTATGTCTGTGTATCCAGATTTccatag cgAAATTATACCAAAGTTTGAAGGAGGTAACTTGATAATTAAATCGTTTACTGATAAAATGATTCAGTCTGAACCTATCTATTCACTTCCGATTGATTGCAATGGTGTCAGTTGGAGACTTAAAGTATATCCCAATGGTAATGGTATTGTGAGAGATCGATATTTATCAGTGTTTTTAGAGCTAACTTCTGGGCCAGTTGGAGTATCTAG atatgatTATCGTATTGAAATGGTTAATCAACTAGATGAAAAACTCAAcgataaatctaaaaatgtgcTTAGAGAATTCACATCAGATTTTGAAATTGGTGAATGTTGGGGATACAATAGATTTTTTAGacttgatttattaattaatgaaggATTTTTACATCaagatacattaaatttaaa ATTTGGTGTTCGACCACCTACTTACTATCAAAAATGTAGAGAACAACAATGGTATTTGTCTAAATTAGAACTTGAGAGATCTGCACTCTTACAGCAATTTGAAGAATTGAAACAG aaaatCCCTGCTAAAGTTAAACCTATTAGTAGAGAAATTCCGAGTCcaaaaaaaaagcttaaaattaaaatacaatcatTGTTGGATGAATTTGAGTGTGCAGAAGCAACTGG aCATCTCAGGAGTCCAATCAAAGACCAAGAAGTTCAAGGAGCATCATGTGAAACTGCTTCTAATAGGGTACATCCGCCATTATCAATACAAACTCTATATGATAATGAATTCCAAAATCGTTTTCAAGGCGAAACTGCCCAGTCTATGTTTGAGAGACTTAGTCGTCTTTTTGAAGAATCAgat aACCCGGATAGACCCAGTCCTATGCATGGGAATAATGTCAACAGCATCATTCTGGATAATGAACATACAAGTCCATCgg atttTCGTTTGGAAAATTGTTTAAGAAAAGTGGGAGAAAGTCAATTAAGTTCACCTAACAAATTAA TTTCAGAATCTTCTAGCGAGTTGGCAAGTTCATCAGATCCAATAAATCTAAGAATGTCTGAAAATGGACTTGAGGATTTGTCTCGCCAAACTATGATA AAAAATGAACAACCTGTAACTCAAGAAACAaccaatacaaatttaacaaatag GTTTTTAGATATGTCAGATATATCTGATGGCCTTGAAGATTTAATCAATTCTGTTTTTGTAGACAACGCCTATATAG
- the LOC132946830 gene encoding E3 ubiquitin-protein ligase TRIM37-like isoform X8 — MAVAPNPEYLQTLLETFKCFICMEKIQDAHLCPHCSKLCCYSCMRRWLTEQRSQCPHCRATLHLHEIVNCRWVEDLSDQLDCLNSTVNIGSIRQSQEQRCETHNEQLSVFCMSCNTTICHRCALFDDSAHNGHSFRPVEDIYNETIAQLGESCDNLKTKEELIKKDIKEIDKNIKLVQQAKEQKVREIRTAVECMMIDLEKELNNKLTTLLTQKNHLVNDSEQIEEFLHDCDLEVSRMPMSQLINNAPRLKRTISAMEDKPFTILMSVYPDFHSEIIPKFEGGNLIIKSFTDKMIQSEPIYSLPIDCNGVSWRLKVYPNGNGIVRDRYLSVFLELTSGPVGVSRYDYRIEMVNQLDEKLNDKSKNVLREFTSDFEIGECWGYNRFFRLDLLINEGFLHQDTLNLKFGVRPPTYYQKCREQQWYLSKLELERSALLQQFEELKQKIPAKVKPISREIPSPKKKLKIKIQSLLDEFECAEATGHLRSPIKDQEVQGASCETASNRVHPPLSIQTLYDNEFQNRFQGETAQSMFERLSRLFEESDNPDRPSPMHGNNVNSIILDNEHTSPSDFRLENCLRKVGESQLSSPNKLKSSSELASSSDPINLRMSENGLEDLSRQTMIKNEQPVTQETTNTNLTNRFLDMSDISDGLEDLINSVFVDNAYIDNWEANQSSSAEEVQSPNNESLCPDHLTRDE, encoded by the exons ATGGCTGTGGCACCCAATCCGGAATATTTAcag acTCTACTCGAAAcattcaaatgttttatttgtatggAGAAAATACAAGATGCACATTTGTGTCCACATTGTTCAAAATTATGCTGTTATTCTTGTATGCGCCGATGGCTTACTGAACAACGATCTCAATGTCCACACTGTAGAGCTACATTACATTTACACGAAATTGTCAACTGTAGATGGGTTGAAGATTTATCCGATCAACTTGACTGTTTGAACAGTACTGTCAATATAGGAAGTATAAGGCAGAGCCAAGAACAAAG atgtGAAACTCATAACGAACAATTGTCTGTATTCTGCATGTCTTGCAATACAACTATCTGTCATCGATGTGCTCTATTTGACGATTCAGCCCATAATGGTCATTCATTCCGACCTGTTGAAGACATTTATAATGAAACAATAGCACAGTTGGGTGAGAGTTGTGATAACCTCAAAACAAAAGAAGAATTGATTAAGAAAGACATTAAGGAAATC gataaaaatattaaactagtaCAACAAGCCAAAGAGCAAAAAGTTCGAGAAATACGCACAGCTGTGGAGTGTATGATGATTGACTTAGAAAAAGAGCTGAATAACAAACTTACTACTTTATTAActcaaaaaaatcatctggtCAACGATTCTGAACAAATAGAGGAATTTTTGCATGATTGTGATCTTGAAGTATCTCGTATGCCAATGTcgcaattaattaataacgcTCCAAGATTAAAAAGAACTATTTCTGCCATGGAAGATAAACCATTTACAATCCTTATGTCTGTGTATCCAGATTTccatag cgAAATTATACCAAAGTTTGAAGGAGGTAACTTGATAATTAAATCGTTTACTGATAAAATGATTCAGTCTGAACCTATCTATTCACTTCCGATTGATTGCAATGGTGTCAGTTGGAGACTTAAAGTATATCCCAATGGTAATGGTATTGTGAGAGATCGATATTTATCAGTGTTTTTAGAGCTAACTTCTGGGCCAGTTGGAGTATCTAG atatgatTATCGTATTGAAATGGTTAATCAACTAGATGAAAAACTCAAcgataaatctaaaaatgtgcTTAGAGAATTCACATCAGATTTTGAAATTGGTGAATGTTGGGGATACAATAGATTTTTTAGacttgatttattaattaatgaaggATTTTTACATCaagatacattaaatttaaa ATTTGGTGTTCGACCACCTACTTACTATCAAAAATGTAGAGAACAACAATGGTATTTGTCTAAATTAGAACTTGAGAGATCTGCACTCTTACAGCAATTTGAAGAATTGAAACAG aaaatCCCTGCTAAAGTTAAACCTATTAGTAGAGAAATTCCGAGTCcaaaaaaaaagcttaaaattaaaatacaatcatTGTTGGATGAATTTGAGTGTGCAGAAGCAACTGG aCATCTCAGGAGTCCAATCAAAGACCAAGAAGTTCAAGGAGCATCATGTGAAACTGCTTCTAATAGGGTACATCCGCCATTATCAATACAAACTCTATATGATAATGAATTCCAAAATCGTTTTCAAGGCGAAACTGCCCAGTCTATGTTTGAGAGACTTAGTCGTCTTTTTGAAGAATCAgat aACCCGGATAGACCCAGTCCTATGCATGGGAATAATGTCAACAGCATCATTCTGGATAATGAACATACAAGTCCATCgg atttTCGTTTGGAAAATTGTTTAAGAAAAGTGGGAGAAAGTCAATTAAGTTCACCTAACAAATTAA AATCTTCTAGCGAGTTGGCAAGTTCATCAGATCCAATAAATCTAAGAATGTCTGAAAATGGACTTGAGGATTTGTCTCGCCAAACTATGATA AAAAATGAACAACCTGTAACTCAAGAAACAaccaatacaaatttaacaaatag GTTTTTAGATATGTCAGATATATCTGATGGCCTTGAAGATTTAATCAATTCTGTTTTTGTAGACAACGCCTATATAG
- the LOC132946830 gene encoding E3 ubiquitin-protein ligase TRIM37-like isoform X4, which translates to MAVAPNPEYLQTLLETFKCFICMEKIQDAHLCPHCSKLCCYSCMRRWLTEQRSQCPHCRATLHLHEIVNCRWVEDLSDQLDCLNSTVNIGSIRQSQEQRCETHNEQLSVFCMSCNTTICHRCALFDDSAHNGHSFRPVEDIYNETIAQLGESCDNLKTKEELIKKDIKEIDKNIKLVQQAKEQKVREIRTAVECMMIDLEKELNNKLTTLLTQKNHLVNDSEQIEEFLHDCDLEVSRMPMSQLINNAPRLKRTISAMEDKPFTILMSVYPDFHSEIIPKFEGGNLIIKSFTDKMIQSEPIYSLPIDCNGVSWRLKVYPNGNGIVRDRYLSVFLELTSGPVGVSRYDYRIEMVNQLDEKLNDKSKNVLREFTSDFEIGECWGYNRFFRLDLLINEGFLHQDTLNLKFGVRPPTYYQKCREQQWYLSKLELERSALLQQFEELKQKIPAKVKPISREIPSPKKKLKIKIQSLLDEFECAEATGHLRSPIKDQEVQGASCETASNRVHPPLSIQTLYDNEFQNRFQGETAQSMFERLSRLFEESDNPDRPSPMHGNNVNSIILDNEHTSPSDFRLENCLRKVGESQLSSPNKLRASENSQMVNKIQYEITEAKFRLKKLENAMRNSQPESSSELASSSDPINLRMSENGLEDLSRQTMIKNEQPVTQETTNTNLTNRFLDMSDISDGLEDLINSVFVDNAYIDNWEANQSSSAEEVQSPNNESLCPDHLTRDE; encoded by the exons ATGGCTGTGGCACCCAATCCGGAATATTTAcag acTCTACTCGAAAcattcaaatgttttatttgtatggAGAAAATACAAGATGCACATTTGTGTCCACATTGTTCAAAATTATGCTGTTATTCTTGTATGCGCCGATGGCTTACTGAACAACGATCTCAATGTCCACACTGTAGAGCTACATTACATTTACACGAAATTGTCAACTGTAGATGGGTTGAAGATTTATCCGATCAACTTGACTGTTTGAACAGTACTGTCAATATAGGAAGTATAAGGCAGAGCCAAGAACAAAG atgtGAAACTCATAACGAACAATTGTCTGTATTCTGCATGTCTTGCAATACAACTATCTGTCATCGATGTGCTCTATTTGACGATTCAGCCCATAATGGTCATTCATTCCGACCTGTTGAAGACATTTATAATGAAACAATAGCACAGTTGGGTGAGAGTTGTGATAACCTCAAAACAAAAGAAGAATTGATTAAGAAAGACATTAAGGAAATC gataaaaatattaaactagtaCAACAAGCCAAAGAGCAAAAAGTTCGAGAAATACGCACAGCTGTGGAGTGTATGATGATTGACTTAGAAAAAGAGCTGAATAACAAACTTACTACTTTATTAActcaaaaaaatcatctggtCAACGATTCTGAACAAATAGAGGAATTTTTGCATGATTGTGATCTTGAAGTATCTCGTATGCCAATGTcgcaattaattaataacgcTCCAAGATTAAAAAGAACTATTTCTGCCATGGAAGATAAACCATTTACAATCCTTATGTCTGTGTATCCAGATTTccatag cgAAATTATACCAAAGTTTGAAGGAGGTAACTTGATAATTAAATCGTTTACTGATAAAATGATTCAGTCTGAACCTATCTATTCACTTCCGATTGATTGCAATGGTGTCAGTTGGAGACTTAAAGTATATCCCAATGGTAATGGTATTGTGAGAGATCGATATTTATCAGTGTTTTTAGAGCTAACTTCTGGGCCAGTTGGAGTATCTAG atatgatTATCGTATTGAAATGGTTAATCAACTAGATGAAAAACTCAAcgataaatctaaaaatgtgcTTAGAGAATTCACATCAGATTTTGAAATTGGTGAATGTTGGGGATACAATAGATTTTTTAGacttgatttattaattaatgaaggATTTTTACATCaagatacattaaatttaaa ATTTGGTGTTCGACCACCTACTTACTATCAAAAATGTAGAGAACAACAATGGTATTTGTCTAAATTAGAACTTGAGAGATCTGCACTCTTACAGCAATTTGAAGAATTGAAACAG aaaatCCCTGCTAAAGTTAAACCTATTAGTAGAGAAATTCCGAGTCcaaaaaaaaagcttaaaattaaaatacaatcatTGTTGGATGAATTTGAGTGTGCAGAAGCAACTGG aCATCTCAGGAGTCCAATCAAAGACCAAGAAGTTCAAGGAGCATCATGTGAAACTGCTTCTAATAGGGTACATCCGCCATTATCAATACAAACTCTATATGATAATGAATTCCAAAATCGTTTTCAAGGCGAAACTGCCCAGTCTATGTTTGAGAGACTTAGTCGTCTTTTTGAAGAATCAgat aACCCGGATAGACCCAGTCCTATGCATGGGAATAATGTCAACAGCATCATTCTGGATAATGAACATACAAGTCCATCgg atttTCGTTTGGAAAATTGTTTAAGAAAAGTGGGAGAAAGTCAATTAAGTTCACCTAACAAATTAA gagCTTCTGAAAATTCACAAATGgttaataaaattcaatatgaAATAACTGAAgcaaa ATTTCGcttgaaaaaattggaaaatgctATGCGTAATTCTCAACCAG AATCTTCTAGCGAGTTGGCAAGTTCATCAGATCCAATAAATCTAAGAATGTCTGAAAATGGACTTGAGGATTTGTCTCGCCAAACTATGATA AAAAATGAACAACCTGTAACTCAAGAAACAaccaatacaaatttaacaaatag GTTTTTAGATATGTCAGATATATCTGATGGCCTTGAAGATTTAATCAATTCTGTTTTTGTAGACAACGCCTATATAG
- the LOC132946830 gene encoding E3 ubiquitin-protein ligase TRIM37-like isoform X6, which yields MAVAPNPEYLQTLLETFKCFICMEKIQDAHLCPHCSKLCCYSCMRRWLTEQRSQCPHCRATLHLHEIVNCRWVEDLSDQLDCLNSTVNIGSIRQSQEQRCETHNEQLSVFCMSCNTTICHRCALFDDSAHNGHSFRPVEDIYNETIAQLGESCDNLKTKEELIKKDIKEIDKNIKLVQQAKEQKVREIRTAVECMMIDLEKELNNKLTTLLTQKNHLVNDSEQIEEFLHDCDLEVSRMPMSQLINNAPRLKRTISAMEDKPFTILMSVYPDFHSEIIPKFEGGNLIIKSFTDKMIQSEPIYSLPIDCNGVSWRLKVYPNGNGIVRDRYLSVFLELTSGPVGVSRYDYRIEMVNQLDEKLNDKSKNVLREFTSDFEIGECWGYNRFFRLDLLINEGFLHQDTLNLKFGVRPPTYYQKCREQQWYLSKLELERSALLQQFEELKQKIPAKVKPISREIPSPKKKLKIKIQSLLDEFECAEATGHLRSPIKDQEVQGASCETASNRVHPPLSIQTLYDNEFQNRFQGETAQSMFERLSRLFEESDNPDRPSPMHGNNVNSIILDNEHTSPSDFRLENCLRKVGESQLSSPNKLKSSSELASSSDPINLRMSENGLEDLSRQTMIVRRLHNPILNKNEQPVTQETTNTNLTNRFLDMSDISDGLEDLINSVFVDNAYIDNWEANQSSSAEEVQSPNNESLCPDHLTRDE from the exons ATGGCTGTGGCACCCAATCCGGAATATTTAcag acTCTACTCGAAAcattcaaatgttttatttgtatggAGAAAATACAAGATGCACATTTGTGTCCACATTGTTCAAAATTATGCTGTTATTCTTGTATGCGCCGATGGCTTACTGAACAACGATCTCAATGTCCACACTGTAGAGCTACATTACATTTACACGAAATTGTCAACTGTAGATGGGTTGAAGATTTATCCGATCAACTTGACTGTTTGAACAGTACTGTCAATATAGGAAGTATAAGGCAGAGCCAAGAACAAAG atgtGAAACTCATAACGAACAATTGTCTGTATTCTGCATGTCTTGCAATACAACTATCTGTCATCGATGTGCTCTATTTGACGATTCAGCCCATAATGGTCATTCATTCCGACCTGTTGAAGACATTTATAATGAAACAATAGCACAGTTGGGTGAGAGTTGTGATAACCTCAAAACAAAAGAAGAATTGATTAAGAAAGACATTAAGGAAATC gataaaaatattaaactagtaCAACAAGCCAAAGAGCAAAAAGTTCGAGAAATACGCACAGCTGTGGAGTGTATGATGATTGACTTAGAAAAAGAGCTGAATAACAAACTTACTACTTTATTAActcaaaaaaatcatctggtCAACGATTCTGAACAAATAGAGGAATTTTTGCATGATTGTGATCTTGAAGTATCTCGTATGCCAATGTcgcaattaattaataacgcTCCAAGATTAAAAAGAACTATTTCTGCCATGGAAGATAAACCATTTACAATCCTTATGTCTGTGTATCCAGATTTccatag cgAAATTATACCAAAGTTTGAAGGAGGTAACTTGATAATTAAATCGTTTACTGATAAAATGATTCAGTCTGAACCTATCTATTCACTTCCGATTGATTGCAATGGTGTCAGTTGGAGACTTAAAGTATATCCCAATGGTAATGGTATTGTGAGAGATCGATATTTATCAGTGTTTTTAGAGCTAACTTCTGGGCCAGTTGGAGTATCTAG atatgatTATCGTATTGAAATGGTTAATCAACTAGATGAAAAACTCAAcgataaatctaaaaatgtgcTTAGAGAATTCACATCAGATTTTGAAATTGGTGAATGTTGGGGATACAATAGATTTTTTAGacttgatttattaattaatgaaggATTTTTACATCaagatacattaaatttaaa ATTTGGTGTTCGACCACCTACTTACTATCAAAAATGTAGAGAACAACAATGGTATTTGTCTAAATTAGAACTTGAGAGATCTGCACTCTTACAGCAATTTGAAGAATTGAAACAG aaaatCCCTGCTAAAGTTAAACCTATTAGTAGAGAAATTCCGAGTCcaaaaaaaaagcttaaaattaaaatacaatcatTGTTGGATGAATTTGAGTGTGCAGAAGCAACTGG aCATCTCAGGAGTCCAATCAAAGACCAAGAAGTTCAAGGAGCATCATGTGAAACTGCTTCTAATAGGGTACATCCGCCATTATCAATACAAACTCTATATGATAATGAATTCCAAAATCGTTTTCAAGGCGAAACTGCCCAGTCTATGTTTGAGAGACTTAGTCGTCTTTTTGAAGAATCAgat aACCCGGATAGACCCAGTCCTATGCATGGGAATAATGTCAACAGCATCATTCTGGATAATGAACATACAAGTCCATCgg atttTCGTTTGGAAAATTGTTTAAGAAAAGTGGGAGAAAGTCAATTAAGTTCACCTAACAAATTAA AATCTTCTAGCGAGTTGGCAAGTTCATCAGATCCAATAAATCTAAGAATGTCTGAAAATGGACTTGAGGATTTGTCTCGCCAAACTATGATAGTTCGTAGATTACATAACCccatattaaat AAAAATGAACAACCTGTAACTCAAGAAACAaccaatacaaatttaacaaatag GTTTTTAGATATGTCAGATATATCTGATGGCCTTGAAGATTTAATCAATTCTGTTTTTGTAGACAACGCCTATATAG